Within the Anas platyrhynchos isolate ZD024472 breed Pekin duck chromosome 33, IASCAAS_PekinDuck_T2T, whole genome shotgun sequence genome, the region gtttagaaAGCTCACAGACAAACGGCATGAAAAATTATGCAGAGAGACACAAGAATTTGGAGGACACAGCATACCCGTTTCctacaacatcaactccgtgtgaaattgccaaggtaatgagctctggccttgctggggatcttgtccgcagcatcagcaggcatctcgtgtgagcaaaggggtccagaaccggtggggctggcacggcctcactcgccctgctgagagggttcctcttgtccccaggctggggctatgcgaaggctgctcccctgtgtcccggcagcagctccagccctcctggccaccagcaagccctggttacctgcagggccagcactctggccccatatgccccatcctcaccccttcccccgagggccctctctccagagctgcccttgctgctcagctaagcagcacccttgggacactcagtgaggcatgtcttcgctcctccttcttcccacagtggtttggaggacatctcttccctgctgagaggctggacatcgtcctcacagcccttgaagctttacaagactccagcatccatgacaagcagggggcctgcagcgtgctggacgcagccttggaggtccctgactactggctgacagatgtaagtggcctgtggccatggccctgcccttgagctcttccaggcgttgTTCCTCTCTccgtccctgcctccctccctgcctccctcgcacatcggggtctcttgggctccagaagccacctgaagccagcagagagcaatggaaggggccaaagtttgagtggcagctgtggcaatggctgcggtctgctggcaacaccattcccactttgtcccccaaggtgccaacaATCATGGAgcgcatcaggagaaacctgggcagcatccacacggcatcggcgcggcagtgcctggactccctgcttctccagatgaccaacatgatgtccagggaagaagtcgagaacctgctgcagttctctccgccacgtgacaggtcctggccttaacatccttgagggcttgttccgcgtcgggagatgcacctggagactctctgcttgccacaccaatggcaaagagcaggacgtccccaaggagcacagccctccttcccaccaatgtgttccagccctactgggccagccagggctgcagcagcccagctgtccaaggcagcccagagtccccctgcccccagggaacaccagctcagccccctcctgcctgcccaggctgggccctcagtgctccccaagtcacaggggctgcaggacagcctgggtcctctggggctggcccagtttgtggccctgcggctgaggcagcctcactgacggagtattctgggcttgcagcactgacctggccatgtgggatgtgatcctggccatgccgcagaccttggagagggttttaaacatcatgatgaaagacttgccgctgcgcaACTGGTACACCGCAGACACcgaagacacctgcatccgtcgcttggctgtgagttcccagatgaaaccttgctcccagcagggctacgtgtgccccttcaggcacacaggcacagccctgtgcccatctacccccaaactgccagctcccgcaggacgtacggacacatggtccctggggccggcaagcccccgtagctccccgcgcctggtgcctctttggtgccagctggcgctgccccatccctgcccaaaggtgggagaagaagaggctgcagggagccctgcaggccctgccaggctctcactgctctttcttgcagatgctgggccggaatcacatttttttggaggactttggtaacccagtgcacctccagagctacctgaggcactcaagaccagagatgcgcttgatggttctgaaagggctctgcaccgtgtcagagagccctgagaaggtgagcgggccatcgtcaagcaaagccatgttggcagcctggggctttgctcttctgccctcccgtccctccccgctgccaggaagcaaggcaggaggctggtgctcaggaaccagagccctttgcccagggtggtctctcactgcctcacggaagggaaatggtgtctttcctacaggcaagggaaattcaggtcctgctgccagacattgtggaggccctgcaggacaccaacacagacgtggtgctgaaggccctgcctgtgctgagaaacgtgatgactcatgtggagaggagggaggccagtggcccggctctgcagctggctgagaagctcctgccactctttgaccacgtaagtgtgctgcgggagcccgagccctcagctgggccccctgtaacgagggctgcccttcagcccggccctgtgggcagcactcaggcagggccttcccagtctcctcgtcagcccaggcgctggggagctctgcttgggcatggctggtgcggctggtggcgaaagtggggtggctggcgggcagcctgcgatggcaaccgattgcgttgcccttcacgggcaccaggccttgcagctgcccctgagcagctcctctgggaaggatccagcgctgaagcatctcacagtgctgggagctcccttcacatcggccacgctaatgctgaaattcctcctgtcctcctccctgccaggcgtccagccaggtgcaggagcactccatctgcctcttccaagccgtggtggaggctgtgctgtggcaaaggacgaagaaaatgaagaggacggtgcacaggagccttctcccactctacgttcacatgagagaccagagtgagagcgtagcaaaggtacagatctcagagctgagcagttatgtgggcaagggtgtgctgatgccacagggttgctctgggggatctctggccggcagcatgagctgcctccgatggtggctgtcccgtggccttgccttggccactgaacccagtgcacgctgccccccaccacagcctcccataacgcgctgggaaaggctcgcagccctgccaagaggaggggacagagggtctccttcccaaggctgtgctgctacctcccaacctctgctgctccgcaggcctctggggaagctctcgccgtggctgcaaagtttctgcgacgcaaggagctcaagcgcttggcccagacagaacagacgtgtaGGATTggagagtgcttggtaaggatcCATCTTGGTTTgctccagctgggcaaacgcgcccggccagagcccgctgcctgcagccgcatcctcgctcccttcctgccagcacagagccccagggggctcttctgcaggcccctctgacctccctgcccccagaatgctggaggagaccctggagagggtgtgcaagccccgtgaccctgcgttctctctctctccagctgcagcaggacagaggcagagtagaagaatacctgcagcagagccagccctacctgaaggccactcagaccgacttgcgacttgaggccgtcagattcattggtgagcccagctcctgggtccctcttggggcagcctttggcagccccaggcactgccctgttgcccccagagccccccgactgggcccttgctccagggtgcaggagggggcacagcctggctggccaggccaggggctgcgctgctgggagcgtgctggggagcggggctctgatggggtctctgtgtctaggtcttgctgcgcgctactgcgagggccagagcgaggagaagctgaatgaaatcctcagcggtgagtgagggcagtggggggtgtgctggggctggggggacagcggcagaggcccccgtgccttgccctgctccagggaaatgcttcggggcggaggagcaatgcagccataggaacgagggagaggagacggggtagcctgtggtgtcagggaatggcctcccagcctggagctgggcagtgccgctgaaagggttgagtgtccctgaggaagagtcaggggaaagggcagtaaggctgacagaaggtgggagcctgttgtagagcacgcaaccaggacgaagagggagatgagacagcctacaagcagctaggagcagggtcacgattgctagcccttgctctcatggggaagcacaatagcgagaggaaagagtccaggagattcctggagtgtgtgaatcctcccaagggatggaggcaggtggtgagggaaccagcttgtgaaggtgccccacttgacctgtggtgcgcaggtggggaaggactggtggctgcatttgggacattgctgagcagcagctttcaacggattcctttgtccctcctgctcctcctggcctggggaagagtcgagaggggctggcatggtctgcaggggatgcctggggatctctgcaaggagtgggttttcatctctgctcttctttcttttgcagtcctccagccttcagagaacgacccggaacccatggtccgttccctggcagttcaaaccaccctgatcctgacgtcaaggcataaggcaacgtcaggacggagatttccactgccgtgttgccgctagccccgcagcagtcctcaaaagagcaatatatatatttaatagaactaggttgttgtctcgttattccagcagctccttcacagtgactcggtgccatgacgctgagctaacttggaggccaccaaggacgtcttttccctgggcccggtgactgcatggcgcctactcaaccagtgaaagagtcacagaacccttgcgcttggaaaagggccttcagctcaagtccaagcgtcagctaacaccaccaggcccaccacaaaaccacggcccttagcgccaagtccacgcatttcatagaatcatagaatcatagaatatcctgggttggaagggacccttaaggatcatcaagtccaactcttgacaccgcacaggtctacccaaaagttcagaccatgtgactaagtgcacagtccaatctcttcttaaattcagtcaggctcggtgcagtgaccacttccctggggagcctgttccagtgtgcaaccactctctctgtgaagaaccccttcctgatgtccagcctaaacttcccctgcctcagcttaactccgttcccacgggtcctgtcgctggtgttaatggagaaaaggtctcctgcctctcgacacccccttacgaggaagttgtagactgcgatgaggtct harbors:
- the LOC140000165 gene encoding uncharacterized protein, producing the protein MPQPPAQRRRRFILVSPSPEAASEGESQLLDRTVRESAVNVIERLITFIRWYLVIKVPTIMERIRRNLGSIHTASARQCLDSLLLQMTNMMSREEVENLLQFSPPRDSTDLAMWDVILAMPQTLERVLNIMMKDLPLRNWYTADTEDTCIRRLAMLGRNHIFLEDFGNPVHLQSYLRHSRPEMRLMVLKGLCTVSESPEKAREIQVLLPDIVEALQDTNTDVVLKALPVLRNVMTHVERREASGPALQLAEKLLPLFDHASSQVQEHSICLFQAVVEAVLWQRTKKMKRTVHRSLLPLYVHMRDQSESVAKNRRVGLESAW